The DNA segment TACGCGGGCGGCAACACCTCCGCGAAGGGCGTCGAGACCGATCCGGTCACCGGCGAGCCCGTCGAGCTGCTCTGGGTCAAGGGCTCCGGCGGCGACCTCGGCACCCTGAAGGAGTCGGGCCTCGCGGTCCTCCGCATGGACCGCCTCCGCGCGCTCGTGAACGTCTACCCCGGCGTCGACCGCGAGGACGAGATGGTCGCCGCGTTCGACTACACGCTGCACGGCAAGGGCGGCGCCGCCCCCTCGATCGACACCGCGATGCACGGCCTCGTCGACGCCGCGCACGTCGACCACCTGCACCCCGACTCCGGCATCGCCTTCGCGACGGCCGCCGACGGCGAGCGCCTCACCGCGGAGGCCTTCGGCGGCACCGTCGCCTGGGTCCCGTGGCGCCGCCCCGGCTTCCAGCTCGGCCTCGACATCGCCGCGATCAAGGAGGCGAACCCCGAGGTCATCGGTGCGATCCTCGGCGGCCACGGCATCACCGCCTGGGGCGACACCAGCGAGGAGGCGGAGGCGAACTCGCTCCGCATCATCGAGACCGCCAGCGCCTACATCGCCGAGCACGGCCGCCCCGAGCCCTTCGGCCCCGCCCTCGACGGCTACTCCGCCCTGCCCGAGGAGGAGCGCCGCGCCAAGGCCGCCGCCCTCGCCGCCCACCTGCGCTCGATCGCCTCGCACGACCGCCCGCAGGTCGGCCACTTCACCGACTCCGCCGAGGTCCTCGACTTCCTCGCGAGCACCGAGCACCCGCGCCTGGCCGCGCTCGGCACCTCCTGCCCCGACCACTTCCTCCGCACCAAGGTGAAGCCGCTGCTCGTCGACCTGCCGGCCACGGCCACCGTCGAGGAGATCGTCGAGCGCCTCCCCGCGCTGCACGAGGCCTACCGCGCCGACTACCAGGCCTACTACGACGCGCACGCGACGCCCGAGAGCCCCGCGATCCGCGGCGCCGACCCGCTGATCGTGCTCGTGCCGGGCGTGGGCATGTTCTCCTACGGCGCGAACAAGCAGACCGCCCGGGTCGCCGGCGAGTTCTACGTCAACGCGATCAACGTGATGCGCGGCGCCGAGTCGATCTCGACCTACGCGCCGATCGACGAGGCCGAGAAGTTCCGCATCGAGTACTGGGCCCTCGAGGAGGCGAAGCTGCAGCGCATGCCGAAGCCCAAGCCCCTCGCCTCGCGCATCGCGCTGGTGACCGGCGCCGCCTCCGGCATCGGCAAGGCCATCGCCACCCGCCTCGCCGCCGAGGGCGCCTGCGTCGTCGTCGCCGACCTCGATCTCGCCAAGGCGCAGGCCGCGGCCGCCGAGCTCGGCTCGACCGACGTCGCGGTGGGAGTGGCGGCGAACGTCTCCGACGCCGCCGCCGTGAAGGCCGCGATCGACACCACCGTGCTCGCCTTCGGCGGTCTGGACCTGGTGGTCAACAACGCCGGCCTCTCGCTCTCCAAGTCGCTCTTCGACACCACCGAGGCCGACTGGGACCTCCAGCACGACGTGATGGCGAAGGGCTCCTTCCTCGTCTCGCAGGCCGCGGCCCGCGTGCTCGTCGACCAGAAGCTCGGCGGCGACATCGTCTACATCTCCTCGAAGAACTCGGTCTTCGCCGGCCCGAACAACATCGCCTACTCCGCGACCAAGGCCGACCAGGCTCACCAAGTCCGGCTGCTGGCCGCCGAGCTCGGCGAGCACGGCATCAAGGTCAACGGCATCAACCCCGACGGCGTCGTCCGCGGCTCCGGCATCTTCGCCTCCGGCTGGGGCGCGAACCGCGCCAAGACCTACGGCATCGATGAGGAGGACCTGGGCGCGTTCTACGCCAAGCGCACCATCCTCAAGCGCGAGGTCGTCCCCGAGAACGTCGCCAACGCCGTCTTCGCCCTCTGCACCTCGGACTTCTCCCACACGACGGGGCTTCATGTCCCTGTCGACGCTGGAGTCGCGGCGGCGTTCCTGCGATGACCGCGACCGAAGGAGTCCTCCGATGAAGGCCGTCGCGGCGGTCGACCTCGGCGCCACCAGCGGGCGCGTCATCCTCGGCTACGTCGGACACGACGAGCTGCGGATGCGGCACGTCGCGCGCTTCCCGAACCAGCCGGTACGTGTCCAGGAGGGCGGCGAGTCCGCGCTGCACTGGAACATCTTCGAGCTGCACCGCTCGCTGACGACCGGACTGACCAACGCGCTCCGGGACGAGCCCGAGGTCGTCTCGATCGGCGTCGACTCCTGGGCCGTCGACTACGCCCTGCTGCGCCGGGGCCGGATGCTCGGCGCGCCGTACCACTACCGCGACGAGCGGACCGCGCGCGGCGTCGCCGACGTGCACGCGCGGATCGGCGCGGACGAGCTCTACGCGCGCAACGGACTGCAGCACCTCCCCTTCAACACGCTGTTCCAGCTCGCCGCCGAGCGCGACGTGCTCGCCCTCGCCGACCAGGCGCTGCTCGTCCCGGACCTGATCGGCTACTGGCTGACCGGTGTCGCCGCGACCGAGATCACCAACGCCTCCACCACGGGTCTGCTCGACCCGCACACCCGCGCGTGGGACCACGAGCTCCTCACGCGCCTCGATCTGCCGCTCGGGATCCTCGCGCCCCTGATCGAGCCGGGCTCCCGGCTCGGCTCGCTCCTGCCCGCCGTCGCCGCCGAGCTCGGCGCCCCGGCCGGGCTCGGCGTCGTCGCCGTCGGCTCGCACGACACGGCCTCGGCCGTCGTCGCCGTGCCGGCCGCTGGCGAGGACTTCGCGTACATCTCCAGTGGCACCTGGTCGCTCGTCGGCGTCGAACTCGAGGAGCCGGTGGTCTCGCTGGAGGGTCGGGCCGCCAACTTCACCAACGAGGGCGGCGTCGACGGGCGAGTCCGATTCCTGAAGAACGTCTCCGGCCTCTGGCTGCTCTCCGAGTCGATCCGCACCTGGGAGCGCAGCACCGGCGAGCAGATCGACCTCGCCGAGCTGCTGCGCCAGGCCGCGGCGATCCGCGGACCGATCACGACCTTCGACCCGGCCGACGAGCGCTTCCTCGCCCCCGGCAACATGCCCGGCCGGATCGTCGAGTGGTGCGTCGAGCGCGGTCTCGCGCAGCCGCGCACCCGGCCCGAGTTCGTCCGCTCGATCCTGGAGTCGCTCGCCGAGGCCTACGCGAGCACCCTCGCCGACGCCGTCCGGCTGAGCGGCAAGCGGGTCCGCACGATCCACGTCGTCGGCGGCGGCTCGCAGAACGAGCTGCTCTGCCAGCTGACCGCCGACCGCACCGGGCTCCCGGTCGAGGCCGGTCCCAGCGAGGCCACGGCGATCGGGAACATCATCGTCCAGGCCCGCGCGCAGGGTCTCGTCTCCGGCTCGCTCGAGTCGCTGCGCGCGCTCGTGCGCCGGGCGTTCCCGCCGACGCGCTACGAACCCCGTCCCTCCTCCCCCGAGAAAGGCTGACCAGCATGGTCCAGCGCCAGTTCCCGAAGCCCGTCGAGCTGCTCGAGTACCTCAGCTTCAAGAAGCCCGAGCTCGACGGCCGCAAGCGTCGCCTCGACGCCGCCCTCACCATCGAGGACCTCCGCTCGATCGCGAAGCGCCGCACCCCGAAAGCCGCCTTCGACTACACCGACGGCTCCGCGGAGGGCGAGATCTCGATCGCCCGCGCCCGCCAGGCGTTCGAGGACGTCGAGTTCCACCCCCAGGTGCTCCGCGACGTCGCCGCCGTCGACACCACCGCTACCGTCCTCGGCGCACCCTCCGCCATGCCCTTCGGGATCGCGCCCACCGGCTTCACCCGCCTGATGCAGACCGAGGGCGAGACCGCCGGAGCCGGAGCGGCCGCCGCCGCGGGCATCCCCTTCACCCTCTCCACGCTCGGCACCACCTCGATCGAGAACGTGAAGAAGGCCAACCCGAACGGCCGCAACTGGTTCCAGCTCTACGTCATGCGCGACCGCGAGATCTCCTACGGGCTCGTCGAGCGCGCCGCCAAGGCGGGCTACGAGACCCTCTTCTTCACCGTCGACACGCCCGTCGCCGGCGCCCGCCTGCGCGACAAGCGCAACGGCTTCTCCATTCCGCCCCAGCTCACCGTCGGCACCGTCCTCGACGCACTGCCCCGCCCGTGGTGGTGGTTCGACTTCCTCACCACCCAGAAGCTCGAGTTCGCCTCCCTCAGCGCCACCGGCGGCACCGTCGGCGACCTGCTCGACCTCGCCATGGACCCCACCATCAGCTTCGAGGACCTCAAGGTGATCCGCGAGATGTGGCCCGGCAAGCTCGTCATCAAGGGCGTGCAGAGCGTCGAGGACGCCCACAAGTTCGCCGACTTCGGCGTCGACGGCATCGTCCTCTCCAACCACGGCGGACGCCAGCTCGACCGCGCCCCCATCCCCTTCCACCTGCTGCCCGAGGTCGTCCGCGAGGTCGGCACCGACACCGAGGTCATGGTCGACACCGGCATCATGAACGGCGCCGACATCGTCTCCTCCATCGCTCTCGGCGCGAAGTTCACCCTGATCGGCCGCGCCTACCTCTACGGCCTCATGGCCGGCGGCCGCCAGGGCGTCGACCGCACCATCGCGATCCTCTCCGACCAGATCGTGCGCACCATGAAGCTCCTCGGCGCCCACTCCCTCGAAGAGCTCACCCCGGCCCACGTCACCCAGCTCGAGCGCCTCCAGCCCCGCCCCCGCGCCTGACCCTGCGCCTCATGCTGGTCGAGCAGCCGCCGCACGCGCCCCCATGCTGGTCGAGTAGCCGCGGAACGCGGCGTATCGAGACCCGCCTTCGCCAGCAGGGCGGTTCTGCAGACCTGTCTTCTGACGGTGGTGGATCTCGATACGGCCGCATTGCGGCCTACTCGATCAGCATGTAAAGGGCAGCCGCTCCACCGTCCTCCCGTCCGCGCAGGCGCCACATGCTGGTCGAGTAGCTGCCGCAGGCGGCGTATCGAGACCCGCCGACCCGCACCCAGCCTCTTGCCAGGAACACCCGCAGCCCGCTACGGTCGACGAACGCCACCACGAAAGGAGCCGACCATGACGCACGCACCGCACTTCACCACCGCCGGCTTCTTCGGCGCCCTCTCCGACTGACCGGTCGAGCCTCCCGCTCGTCATCGCTCAGACGGTGACGGCGCAGAAGAAGCTCCCGGTCCCGCGGCACCGCCGCACGGACCGTCGTCCCGTTCCCGACCCGATCCCCGGGTCCCGCGCGCCGCCCCTCCGGCGGCCGCTCCGCGCGCTCCGAGCGCGCTCCTCGCCGCGCCCACCAGGCGCTCTCCGGCGCGCCCGCGCGCCAGCCGCCCGGCATCGACCGGGCCCCGCACGAAGGACACCATCGTGAACACCGCAGCGACACTCGTCGCCCGCCTCCCCCGACCTCGGCTCGCCCGCCTGCTCGACCGCCTCGCGCTCCGCGCTGGGATCGCTCTCGTGGCGTGGAGCACCCGGGAGCGCCGCCTCCCGCCCACCCACGCGGAGGTCGCCGCCCTCCGCCACGAGCGCGCCGCACTCGAGGACCGCGAGCGCCGCACCGCGCTCCAGCGCCTCCCGCGCTGATCCCGCCCACAACGCAGAAGTTGCGGTAGTCGAACGCGACTACCGCAACTTCTGCGTCATGATCCGAGCGGCCTAGAGCTGCTGGTCGAACACCTCGGCCTTGCGGAGTGCGTCCT comes from the Rathayibacter festucae DSM 15932 genome and includes:
- a CDS encoding bifunctional aldolase/short-chain dehydrogenase; its protein translation is MAASTAAELIARSNRLGADPRNTNYAGGNTSAKGVETDPVTGEPVELLWVKGSGGDLGTLKESGLAVLRMDRLRALVNVYPGVDREDEMVAAFDYTLHGKGGAAPSIDTAMHGLVDAAHVDHLHPDSGIAFATAADGERLTAEAFGGTVAWVPWRRPGFQLGLDIAAIKEANPEVIGAILGGHGITAWGDTSEEAEANSLRIIETASAYIAEHGRPEPFGPALDGYSALPEEERRAKAAALAAHLRSIASHDRPQVGHFTDSAEVLDFLASTEHPRLAALGTSCPDHFLRTKVKPLLVDLPATATVEEIVERLPALHEAYRADYQAYYDAHATPESPAIRGADPLIVLVPGVGMFSYGANKQTARVAGEFYVNAINVMRGAESISTYAPIDEAEKFRIEYWALEEAKLQRMPKPKPLASRIALVTGAASGIGKAIATRLAAEGACVVVADLDLAKAQAAAAELGSTDVAVGVAANVSDAAAVKAAIDTTVLAFGGLDLVVNNAGLSLSKSLFDTTEADWDLQHDVMAKGSFLVSQAAARVLVDQKLGGDIVYISSKNSVFAGPNNIAYSATKADQAHQVRLLAAELGEHGIKVNGINPDGVVRGSGIFASGWGANRAKTYGIDEEDLGAFYAKRTILKREVVPENVANAVFALCTSDFSHTTGLHVPVDAGVAAAFLR
- a CDS encoding rhamnulokinase; the protein is MKAVAAVDLGATSGRVILGYVGHDELRMRHVARFPNQPVRVQEGGESALHWNIFELHRSLTTGLTNALRDEPEVVSIGVDSWAVDYALLRRGRMLGAPYHYRDERTARGVADVHARIGADELYARNGLQHLPFNTLFQLAAERDVLALADQALLVPDLIGYWLTGVAATEITNASTTGLLDPHTRAWDHELLTRLDLPLGILAPLIEPGSRLGSLLPAVAAELGAPAGLGVVAVGSHDTASAVVAVPAAGEDFAYISSGTWSLVGVELEEPVVSLEGRAANFTNEGGVDGRVRFLKNVSGLWLLSESIRTWERSTGEQIDLAELLRQAAAIRGPITTFDPADERFLAPGNMPGRIVEWCVERGLAQPRTRPEFVRSILESLAEAYASTLADAVRLSGKRVRTIHVVGGGSQNELLCQLTADRTGLPVEAGPSEATAIGNIIVQARAQGLVSGSLESLRALVRRAFPPTRYEPRPSSPEKG
- a CDS encoding alpha-hydroxy acid oxidase; its protein translation is MVQRQFPKPVELLEYLSFKKPELDGRKRRLDAALTIEDLRSIAKRRTPKAAFDYTDGSAEGEISIARARQAFEDVEFHPQVLRDVAAVDTTATVLGAPSAMPFGIAPTGFTRLMQTEGETAGAGAAAAAGIPFTLSTLGTTSIENVKKANPNGRNWFQLYVMRDREISYGLVERAAKAGYETLFFTVDTPVAGARLRDKRNGFSIPPQLTVGTVLDALPRPWWWFDFLTTQKLEFASLSATGGTVGDLLDLAMDPTISFEDLKVIREMWPGKLVIKGVQSVEDAHKFADFGVDGIVLSNHGGRQLDRAPIPFHLLPEVVREVGTDTEVMVDTGIMNGADIVSSIALGAKFTLIGRAYLYGLMAGGRQGVDRTIAILSDQIVRTMKLLGAHSLEELTPAHVTQLERLQPRPRA